From Hydractinia symbiolongicarpus strain clone_291-10 chromosome 11, HSymV2.1, whole genome shotgun sequence, the proteins below share one genomic window:
- the LOC130614440 gene encoding contactin-associated protein-like 5 gives MKMYRRVFHCCVVITALRFSIADVKTFYGEKKQSYAKYKPWNATYMGTLKLKFKTQHSDGLLFYTDDHQLKKGRGNYIKLKLHNKRLELHLQLSYYLDVNNFEARTLSNKRVLGYHLNDNKYHFVEVVRIFRQTLFTLDGRTVEMTFGKNALHLNSSIYAGGVPKKQRTFVDADAIYEKRFVGCISKLRYDNGVGLDKEPSLAVAEEEQGTQTGCRDACAIQETQTCHHGGRCLNKYVETGCDCVGTGYTGHSCLQATESLQFFGSDYLVWRPRIQLNSFATEISLRFRPAQQSGILYFASSDNLQNGYMFIELYKMALILVFKTKDTKEEVVTLGDNKINQTSWRFLRIVRTGKSMSIHLDDGTSVRKYVKQSNVDDYSLPPGSLNITYVYVGGLEDPNALSMSRSQKHFTGCLQDIIISGFDLLRITRDWADYSVTRVGNIKSGCRADMFLDADFDNVSMGLPSLTTQNSNETGWETDKKERKGTSEIITSKKQKTKDGISDLTWMIIGSSCIIVLILITAAALSYRCIHKQRKVRRRSLREHYLQQVQRGDEEELPLNQRCIRAEINRCDLKTFSPVRRAFYMSPNESETLQRTDETVHRSYEAMVRNRDEIHGNHEEMLLRHKTLQHSHTKKSFDADQQTHYSVEIVHSNGKPQSLVQQHSIDESLKSENATLRRCRRL, from the exons ATGAAAATGTATCGTCGCGTATTTCACTGTTGCGTGGTCATAACTGCACTGCGGTTCTCCATCGCAGATGTAAAAACATTCTATGGTGAAAAGAAGCAATCCTACGCAAAGTACAAACCATGGAACGCCACGTACATGGGTACACTGAAACTAAAATTCAAAACACAGCATTCTGATGGACTCTTATTCTACACAGATGATCATCAACTGAAGAAGGGGCGAGGTAACTACATCAAACTTAAACTTCACAACAAAAGATTGGAGCTTCATCTGCAGTTGAGTTACTACCTTGATGTCAATAATTTCGAAGCACGAACTCTTAGCAACAAGAGGGTACTTGGATACCATTTGAACGATAACAAATACCATTTTGTAGAAGTTGTAAGAATATTCAGACAGACTCTCTTTACATTGGATGGGAGAACGGTTGAGATGACGTTTGGGAAAAATGCTTTGCATTTGAACTCCTCCATATATGCTGGAGGTGTACCAAAGAAACAACGTACGTTTGTTGATGCAGACGCCATCTATGAGAAGAG GTTTGTTGGTTGTATTAGTAAGCTTCGTTATGACAATGGAGTAGGATTGGATAAGGAGCCATCTTTAGCTGTGGCGGAAGAAGAACAAGGAACACAAACGG GCTGTCGTGACGCATGCGCAATACAGGAAACGCAGACTTGTCACCATGGTGGTCGTTGTTTAAACAAATATGTAGAGACAGGTTGTGATTGTGTAGGTACAGGTTACACGGGGCACTCTTGTTTACAAG CAACGGAATCCCTCCAATTTTTTGGCTCCGATTACTTGGTATGGAGACCAAGGATACAATTGAACAGCTTTGCTACTGAAATTTCGCTACGGTTTAGGCCAGCTCAACAGTCTGGCATTCTGTATTTTGCTTCCAGTGATAATTTACAGAATGGTTATATGTTCATCGAGCTGTACAAGATGGCTTTGATACTGGTGTTTAAAACAAAAG ATACAAAAGAAGAAGTGGTCACACTAGGAGACAATAAAATTAATCAAACATCTTGGAGATTTCTACGGATAGTGAGAACTGGCAAAAGTATGTCTATACATCTAGATGATGG TACATCGGTGAGAAAATATGTCAAACAAAGTAATGTTGACGATTATTCCCTACCGCCTGGGTCTCTAAACATAACATACGTGTACGTGGGAGGTCTTGAAGACCCAAATGCACTGTCCATGTCACGAAGTCAAAAACACTTCACTGGGTGCTTGCAAGATATCATAATTAGTGGG TTCGATTTGCTTCGAATTACACGGGACTGGGCTGACTACAGTGTCACACGTGTTGGGAACATTAAAAGTGGCTGTCGAGCTGACATGTTCCTCGACGCAG ATTTCGATAATGTGTCAATGGGCTTACCGTCACTGACAACACAAAATTCCAATGAAACTG GCTGGGAAAcagacaaaaaagaaagaaaaggaaCATCAGAAATAATAACCTCCAAG AAACAAAAGACAAAAGATGGCATAAGTGATCTTACATGGATGATTATCGGTAGCTCATGCATTATCGTCCTCATTCTAATAACCGCCGCTGCATTGTCGTATCGCTGCATTCATAAGCAACGAAAGGTTCGCAGAAGAAGTTTACGCGAGCATTATCTACAGCAAGTACAACGTGGCGATGAAGAAGAGCTTCCTCTAAACCAACGCTGCATACGAGCCGAGATTAACAGATGTGATTTGAAAACATTCAGTCCAGTACGACGTGCATTTTATATGTCGCCTAATGAGTCTGAAACACTTCAACGGACTGACGAAACAGTTCATCGCAGTTACGAAGCAATGGTTCGTAACCGGGATGAAATTCACGGTAACCACGAAGAAATGTTGTTACGACACAAAACGTTGCAGCATAGTCATACCAAGAAAAGTTTTGACGCCGATCAACAAACGCACTACTCTGTTGAGATTGTGCATAGCAATGGTAAACCACAATCACTTGTGCAACAACATTCGATAGATGAGAGCTTGAAGAGTGAAAATGCTACTTTGAGAAGATGTCGTCGGTTGTGA
- the LOC130613630 gene encoding astacin-like metalloprotease toxin 2 has protein sequence MHYMFSSLHETVVMRLLIAILMVCAVYGNWVDEMWNPGLFEGDILLNPQQREEIKAGRFEFASVKHKLWPNAVIPYEISGELTWEKKAMKELDEAIKQYHTYTCLRFKRRTTEKGYIEFYKGGGCSSPVGYSGRRNGVSLSSGCWWRATIMHEIGHSLGKYSSLW, from the exons ATGCATTATATGTTTAGCTCGTTGCATGAAACTGTCGTAATGAGGTTATTAATTGCTATTCTGATGGTATGTGCGGTTTATGGAAACTGGGTTGATGAAATGTGGA ATCCAGGACTATTTGAAGGTGACATTTTGTTGAATCCGCAACAAAGAGAAGAAATTAAAGCGGGCAGATTCGAATTTGCTTCTGTGAAACACAAATTATGGCCAAATGCTGTTATACCTTACGAAATTTCTGGAGAGCTAA cTTGGGAAAAGAAAGCAATGAAAGAACTTGATGAAGCTATCAAGCAGTATCATACTTATACATGTTTGAGATTCAAAAGAAGAACAACTGAGAAAGGATATATTGAGTTTTATAAAGGAGGAGG ATGTTCGTCACCAGTTGGTTACAGCGGAAGAAGAAATGGAGTTTCTTTATCCAGTGGTTGTTGGTGGCGAGCAACAATTATGCACGAGATAGGTCATAGTTTAGGCAAGTATTCTTCTCTGTGGTAA
- the LOC130614444 gene encoding low choriolytic enzyme-like isoform X2 — translation MLNFKDSLTMAQVVVFLILVLSSVVKSSWIKQMEDPALFEGDMVLTPSQLQQVKEGTFTFSSVTSKNRLWPNGIIPYTISSELKREQKAMKELNEAIKQYHTYTCLRFKRRTTEKGYIEFYKGGGCSSPVGYGGGRNWVSLGQWCWWRATIMHEIGHSIGFVHEQTRPDRNKYVKILFENIIKGFEHNFKTRSSTEISSKGMPYDYRSMMHYSWNAFGKEQKMTIQTLDPSKQHEIGQDEGFSHIDIQKINNLYGCTGVYPTLPPYVPPPKGCFNSGASCTGDANSGHCTNRVYRDYMRKSCRKACGLCGHGITAPPPGCEDILGNCEQLGQAKCKDKNPLWANLMKEKCKLFCNFC, via the exons ATGTTGAATTTCAAAGACTCATTAACCATGGCTCAGGTAGTTGTGTTCCTCATCCTCGTCCTGTCTAGTGTTGTGAAGTCAAGTTGGATAAAACAAATGGAAG ATCCAGCTCTATTTGAAGGGGATATGGTTTTAACTCCATCACAGCTGCAACAAGTAAAAGAAGGCACTTTCACATTTTCTTCAGTCACGTCAAAAAACAGATTGTGGCCTAATGGTATCATCCCTTACACCATTTCATCTGAGCTGA agaGAGAACAAAAAGCAATGAAAGAACTTAATGAAGCTATCAAACAGTATCATACTTATACATGTTTGAGATTCAAAAGAAGAACAACTGAGAAAGGATATATTGAGTTTTATAAAGGTGGAGG CTGTTCCTCTCCTGTTGGTTATGGTGGTGGAAGAAATTGGGTGTCTTTAGGACAATGGTGTTGGTGGAGAGCTACAATCATGCATGAAATAGGACATAGTATAG GATTTGTCCATGAACAAACTCGACCGGACAGAAACAAATACGTAAAAATACTCTTTGAAAATATCATCAAAG gttttgagCACAACTTTAAAACGCGCAGTTCGACTGAAATAAGTTCTAAAGGCATGCCCTATGATTACCGTTCAATGATGCATTACTCTTGGAACGCGTTTGGCAAAGAACAAAAGATGACCATTCAAACACTGGATCCGTCGAAACAACACGAGATTGGTCAAGATGAAGGGTTTTCTCATAttgatattcaaaaaattaacaatCTTTATGGATGCA CTGGTGTATATCCTACTTTGCCACCTTATGTACCGCCACCAAAAG ggtGCTTCAATAGCGGTGCCTCTTGCACCGGGGATGCAAATAGTGGTCATTGCACGAATCGAGTGTACAGAGATTACATGAGAAAAAGTTGCAGAAAAGCTTGTGGTTTGTGTGGCCATG GTATAACAGCCCCTCCACCAGGTTGTGAAGACATTCTTGGAAACTGTGAACAACTGGGTCAGGCAAAATGCAAAGACAAAAATCCACTGTGGGCTaacttaatgaaagagaaatGCAAATTGTTTTGTAACTTCTGTTAG
- the LOC130614444 gene encoding low choriolytic enzyme-like isoform X1 codes for MLNFKDSLTMAQVVVFLILVLSSVVKSSWIKQMEGERIHSSYIKNPALFEGDMVLTPSQLQQVKEGTFTFSSVTSKNRLWPNGIIPYTISSELKREQKAMKELNEAIKQYHTYTCLRFKRRTTEKGYIEFYKGGGCSSPVGYGGGRNWVSLGQWCWWRATIMHEIGHSIGFVHEQTRPDRNKYVKILFENIIKGFEHNFKTRSSTEISSKGMPYDYRSMMHYSWNAFGKEQKMTIQTLDPSKQHEIGQDEGFSHIDIQKINNLYGCTGVYPTLPPYVPPPKGCFNSGASCTGDANSGHCTNRVYRDYMRKSCRKACGLCGHGITAPPPGCEDILGNCEQLGQAKCKDKNPLWANLMKEKCKLFCNFC; via the exons ATGTTGAATTTCAAAGACTCATTAACCATGGCTCAGGTAGTTGTGTTCCTCATCCTCGTCCTGTCTAGTGTTGTGAAGTCAAGTTGGATAAAACAAATGGAAGGTGAGCGTATCCATTCAAGTTATATAAAGA ATCCAGCTCTATTTGAAGGGGATATGGTTTTAACTCCATCACAGCTGCAACAAGTAAAAGAAGGCACTTTCACATTTTCTTCAGTCACGTCAAAAAACAGATTGTGGCCTAATGGTATCATCCCTTACACCATTTCATCTGAGCTGA agaGAGAACAAAAAGCAATGAAAGAACTTAATGAAGCTATCAAACAGTATCATACTTATACATGTTTGAGATTCAAAAGAAGAACAACTGAGAAAGGATATATTGAGTTTTATAAAGGTGGAGG CTGTTCCTCTCCTGTTGGTTATGGTGGTGGAAGAAATTGGGTGTCTTTAGGACAATGGTGTTGGTGGAGAGCTACAATCATGCATGAAATAGGACATAGTATAG GATTTGTCCATGAACAAACTCGACCGGACAGAAACAAATACGTAAAAATACTCTTTGAAAATATCATCAAAG gttttgagCACAACTTTAAAACGCGCAGTTCGACTGAAATAAGTTCTAAAGGCATGCCCTATGATTACCGTTCAATGATGCATTACTCTTGGAACGCGTTTGGCAAAGAACAAAAGATGACCATTCAAACACTGGATCCGTCGAAACAACACGAGATTGGTCAAGATGAAGGGTTTTCTCATAttgatattcaaaaaattaacaatCTTTATGGATGCA CTGGTGTATATCCTACTTTGCCACCTTATGTACCGCCACCAAAAG ggtGCTTCAATAGCGGTGCCTCTTGCACCGGGGATGCAAATAGTGGTCATTGCACGAATCGAGTGTACAGAGATTACATGAGAAAAAGTTGCAGAAAAGCTTGTGGTTTGTGTGGCCATG GTATAACAGCCCCTCCACCAGGTTGTGAAGACATTCTTGGAAACTGTGAACAACTGGGTCAGGCAAAATGCAAAGACAAAAATCCACTGTGGGCTaacttaatgaaagagaaatGCAAATTGTTTTGTAACTTCTGTTAG
- the LOC130614188 gene encoding uncharacterized protein LOC130614188, with protein sequence MDISQLTVLFWLVSHVSSIYFGGIPHGGKKAISTKSEIRLSQQQPGLGIYPWKYIKEIFLIKLKNIKFKRSMRKGKQFYKDRRQNKKYLGYGKIDKKSEERYKKPSTRRGRYQKFRASEGCYKKSSARRYERFHASKEPTKKQYMKYFTRRERHEDFRAQKAYNKNYSRSRRPYKTSSASTRY encoded by the exons ATGGATATCTCACAACTAACCGTATTGTTTTGGTTGGTTTCTCACGTATCTAGTATATATTTTGGTGGAATCCCTCATGGCGGAAAGAAAGCG ATTTCAACAAAAAGCGAAATTAGATTATCTCAACAACAACCAGGATTAGGAATTTATCCTTGGAAATACATTAAAGAGATTTTTCTGATAAAACTGAAGAATATCAAATTTAAACGTTCAATGCGAAAGGGAAAGCAGTTTTATAAAGACAGAAGACAAAACAAGAAATATTTGGGATATGGAAAGATTGATAAAAAATCTGAAGAGCGCTACAAGAAACCTTCCACAAGAAGAGGGCGCTATCAAAAGTTCCGTGCAAGTGAAGGGTGCTATAAAAAGTCTTCTGCAAGGCGCTATGAGCGTTTTCATGCCAGTAAAGAGCCGACTAAGAAGCaatatatgaaatattttaCAAGAAGAGAACGCCATGAGGACTTCCGTGCACAGAAAGCGTACAATAAGAATTATTCTCGAAGCAGACGCCCTTATAAAACGTCTTCAGCAAGTACAAGGTACTAA